The nucleotide window TGACGTCTCGCTGCCGGGAGCTTCTGACTTACCCACAGACAGGAGAATAGTCCACTGCTTCGGATACGGCAGACGTTTTCTGAGAACACTCTGGATCACCAGTGCGGCACCTGTCCCTGGGAGTGCAGACAAGAAAGGGTTAACACAAGGTAAAGATGGCGCGCTCAGCAACCTACGTGCTCGTCCCCATTCCCGGAGTAGTAGCGATCTGGCAGGCGTGAGAAATCTCCATTAAAAGGGTATTATGACCATACACTTGTGGCGTATTTGCGCAGGCTCGCCGCTGACGGCCATTTTGGATTGCCAGGACAGGGTCCGTTGGCCCCATTATCTTAGGGATATGCTTTGTGTatggttggaatacccctttaaagtcagTGGGCGATATGGAAACGTTTGCCTCTGCTACCTCTATAGTCACTACGGATATACATGTTTAGGGAATAGCTATTTATGCAATTCCCTAAACCTTCATCTTTTCATCAGGATCCCTCCTATGGTGACTGATGGAAAACAGGCGACCGTAAACAGCACGGAAGTCCGATGACTTATTTCCTTAACGACGGCGACATTTCAGAATTCCCCGCAGGCTTCAGGTTTATCATCAGATTTGCTTGGAAAGGAAGAGCCTAATAATAATGTCATGACTCCTCGTTTCCTGCCTTGCAGTAGATCTGGATTCCCCTCTGAATCATTCACAAATATTTTAATCCAGATATTTATGGTCTGGAAATCCTGTAATCTGGCCGGCAACAGAAATAGTCCCATGTTTTATGAATAGGACTAGATCAGACAGTGCGGCGGTCTCACGGCGGCGTTTATACAGAGAACGCGGGTCTGACACGTCACCAGAATAATCTCCAGGAGCTGCCGTGGACATGGATATAGGTGTATCTGTATAGACATCTGATGATCCGGCATCTCCGCGTTCATAagcgtgccggattatcagagttTATGATCTTCTATGGAGAACATGCGGCACGTGGCGGTGCGCCAGTCATTCTGAGCGGTGATACGTCAGAGATTACCTGTGATGAAGGTGAGTACGCCCTTCATGAACGCCTGGGACTGGCACGCTGCATATCTCTGTAAACCCTAGAAAAGAACGGCAGCCTTTTTATTACCGACCTCCATCCCACACAGAATTCCTCCTCAATAAGTCATTGTAATATCTAATGAGTCAGTCAAATGTCTAAGACATAGCTGTGGTTTACCCCAGCGGCACTACAAGTCTCAGCCAGCTCTTGAGTCACACAGCGGCTTAATGAAGATGAATCATTGTGTGATCAAAAGTTCGGAAAACTTGTGTTTCGGTTCCTCTGCTTGGTGTCAGTGAATGGGTGCGTTCTTGTTTACTTTCAAAAGGTTAGAACCCATCCTGATCCAATATCGTGcgattgttacaattgtatccagttgtATCCAAttgaatctctctcctgtcctgatagtcgtgacaatgtatcagtgcaggtcaaTTGTCAGTTTAAAGTCTAGCTGGTCTAGCTCGCAGaagattgcctagactggatacaactgtaccAAACACTCAGATGTGAGAAGAAACACAAGGAAACCGCTAGCAGAGGACTCACCGGGTGCTTTGCCGCTACATTGTCATCCACTCTGGACAACCCGAGGTTCACCATCATAGCTCATGCTGCATGTAGTTTTTCCGGGTGTAGGGGCTGTGAGCTGATATTCACAACAGCGACACCCACTGCATAGGAGGACTCATAACATTTCAACAAGCTTTATGTATCTACCAAGCAGTACAATATACAGACAAGACAGGCAGCTTACCAGGAGTGGAtctaggattgaaatctagggggGGTGGAAAAAAAGACCAGACAATTCAGTtgctagaccagaccccctaaagaaatttcagacccccgaccagacacTGGAATTACTTGAGATCCCAGACCCATAAATTActgcagaacccagaccagaccccttcccTACATTACTCTAGATGCTagagcagaccccctaaactaattcagacccctaaactaattcagacccctaaactaattcagacccctaaacgaattcagaccccagaccagacccctaaactaattcagaccccagaccagacccctaaactaattcagaccccagaccagacccctaaactaattcagacccctaaactaattcagaccccagaccagacccctaaactaattcagaccccagaccagacccctaaattaattcagaccccagaccagacccctaaattaattcagaccccagaccagacccctaaactaatacagaccccagaccagacccctaaactaatacagaccccagaccagacccctaaactaatacagatcccagaccagacccctaaactaatacagaccccagaccagacccctaaactaatacagaccccagaccagaccccctacccTACATTACTCTAGatgccagatcagacccctaaactaagtcagaccccagatcagacccctaaactaattcagaccccagaccagacccctaaactaattcaggccccagagcagacccctaaactaattcagaccccagaccagacccctaaactaattcagacccctaaactaattcagaccccagaccagacccctaaactaattcagaccccagaccagacccctaaactaatacagaccccagaccagacccctaaactaatacagaccccagaccagacccctaaactaatacagatcccagaccagacccctaaactaatacagaccccagaccagacccctaaactaatacagatcccagaccagacccctaaactaatacagaccccagaccagacccctaaactaatacagaccccagaccccctacccTACATTACTCTAGatgccagatcagacccctaaactaagtcagaccccagatcagacccctaaactaattcagaccccagaccagacccctaaactaattcagacccctaaattatttcagaccccaaaccagatccCGAAAACCTCAGACCCTGCCCCTCCATATACTTGGATTAATTCAATAGATGACGGCCAATTTAaaaagaaacacacccaaaaaaacCAGCGCTGTTATTTAGGGGTGACTATTGCCCCCCTAA belongs to Rhinoderma darwinii isolate aRhiDar2 chromosome 8, aRhiDar2.hap1, whole genome shotgun sequence and includes:
- the TMEM141 gene encoding transmembrane protein 141 isoform X2 produces the protein MMVNLGLSRVDDNVAAKHPGLQRYAACQSQAFMKGVLTFITGTGAALVIQSVLRKRLPYPKQWTILLSVEQQQISDTTKQNKYGDTIE
- the TMEM141 gene encoding transmembrane protein 141 isoform X1, giving the protein MMVNLGLSRVDDNVAAKHPGLQRYAACQSQAFMKGVLTFITGTGAALVIQSVLRKRLPYPKQWTILLSVVAGSSASYVVTKRETEKCNDLWIYLEKGQKSQLQDAEQQQISDTTKQNKYGDTIE